In Synergistetes bacterium HGW-Synergistetes-1, the genomic window AGACGAGATCGACAAATTTATTCCCGAAGAGTACTGGCTGATAGATGTTGAAAGCAGCAGTACGGACGGAAAGAGAAAATACAGGCTCAGAGCTGATAAATATCAAGGCAAGCCGCTCTCCGTCCATAATGAAAAAGAGGCTGCGGGTGTCGAAAACGAGATAAACAAATCAGAGCTTAAGGTAGAGGAATTCAGAACAAAAGAGAGTCCCAAGTCTGCCCTGCCGCCATTCAAGACCAGCACCCTCCAACAGGAAGCATCCAGAAGATGCGGTTTTGCACCGGGCCGGACGATGCGGATAGCTCAGTCCCTTTACGAGGGCATTGACATCCCGGGAAAAGGACCGGTCGGGCTCATAACATACATGCGTACCGACAGTCTGAGAATATCTCCTGAGGCAGTTGCATCATCTAAACAATTCATTCTCGATAACTACGGTAAAAAATATTTACCCAAAAGCACAAATATCTATGCTTCAAAGGCGAGATCTCAGGATGCCCATGAAGCTATCAGGGCAACAGACCCGTTTATCACTCCGGAATCTGTAAAAGGCTGCCTGACGCCTGAGCAATACAGGCTTTATGAACTTATATGGAGCCGTTTCATAGCAAGTCAGATGGCGCCTGCAATAATTGCAAGGACAACCCTGACATGTGTCAGCGGAGATTACTTGCTCAAACAGTCCGGTGCGGTAGTCGTATTTGACGGATGGGGAAAGGTGTTCCCGCTGGGAGTCAAAGATGCAGACATGAAGCCGGCTGTTGAAGGGGAGACTCTTCTTATTGACAAGATAATAAAGGACCAGCGCTTCACCCAGCCGCCATCGAGGTATACAGAGGCCGGTCTTGTCAAAGCGCTTGAAGAAAAAGGTATCGGAAGGCCTTCGACCTACGCCGCGATAATCAACACGCTCACGGTGAGAAATTATGTCGACCGAGGCGAAGAAGACAAAAAACTCATCCCCACAAAACTGGGGAGGCTTGTAAACACCTTTCTTGTAAAGTACTTCTCAAGCCTTATAAACGTAGACTTTACTGCGATGATGGAAGATGAGCTTGATCAGATCGAGGCGGGGGAACTCCGGTGGAGGAAAGTAGTCGGAGAATTCTGGAACGGCTTTAAGCCTGTTCTTGACGACGTATCAGCCCATGCTGAGAGTATGAAGCCGGAACCTGAGATGGTAGGTGAACCGTGCCCGGAATGCGGCAAAGATCTTGTTGTCAAAAGCGGAAGATTCGGAGAATTCATTGCCTGTTCCGGATATCCCGAATGTAAATATACAAGGAACATCGTCAGGACGACCGGGATCAAATGTCCCAAATGCGGAGAGGGCGAACTTGTCAGAAGACGCGCTGCAAAAGGAAAGGTCAAGGGAAGGATGTTCTACGGCTGTACGAGATATCCTGAATGTGACTTCATTTCGTGGAAAAAACCCGGAACGGCAGACCAGGAAGCTGCAGTTACAGATCCCGCAGAAATTGAAAATGCAGATACAGAGATGTAAAAAGATAACAATAACAGGAGGAGGACTCTCCGGTTCAGAGGCAGCATGGCAGCTTGCGCAGCGAGGATTTCATGTCAGGCTTTATGAAATGAGGCCTGAAAAAAAGACTCCAGCACATGAAACGGCTTTTCTTGGTGAGCTGGTATGCAGCAACTCTTTTGGAGGGGAAAAACCGACCACCCCTGCAGGTATACTTAAATCAGAACTAAGCCTCTTAGGCAGTCTCATAATGGATTGTGCCCAGAAAAGCAGAGTTCCTGCAGGGAACGCGCTTGCTGTTGACAGAGATGTCTTTTCACGCCTTATCGATTCAGCGATCTCGTCTCATCCAAACATAGAGGTCATAAGAGAAGAGATGACCGAACTTCCGGAAGGCCCTTCCATTATTGCGACAGGACCGCTGACAAGCGATGCATTCGCGGAAAGCCTTAAAAAACTGGTTGGCGAAGACCTCCTCTATTTTTACGATGCTGTCGCCCCGATAGTGACGCTTGAAAGCGTAGATCCCGAACATTCATTCAGAGGAAACAGATATGGCGAGAGCGGAGACTATATAAACTGCCCAATGGACGAGGATGTATACCATGCTTTCTGGGAGGCATTGGTGGCCGCCGAGACTGCTCCAAAACACAGTTTCGAAAACGAAGAGATGAGACACTTCGAAGGCTGTCTGCCTGTGGAAGTGATCGCAAAGAGGGGAGAAAAGACCCTTCTTTTCGGTCCGCTCAGGCCTGTAGGTTTCACTGATGAAAAAAACGGGAGGATATACACTGCTGTTGTGCAGCTGAGGCAGGACAACGAAGATGGAACTCTTTACAACATGGTCGGCTTCCAGACCAACCTGAAGTGGGGCGAACAGGAGAGAATCTTTCGAATGATACCCGCGCTCAGGAATGCTGAATTTATCCGTAAAGGAGTAATGCACAGGAACCTGTTTGTATGTGCGCCTACTGTTCTTGACGGATACCTCAGGCCGGTCGGCAAAATGGATACATTCCTGGCCGGGCAGATGACCGGTGTCGAGGGATATCTTGAAAGCACAGCAATGGGGCTGGCCTCTGCACTATTCATGACTGCACAGCTCAGAGAGGTTTCAATGCCGGATTTCCCGTTTGAGACTGCAATAGGATCACTTCTGAATTACCTTAGGACTGCCGTTCCAAAAACTTTCCAGCCAATGAATGTAAATCTTGGAATATTCCCAAAACTTGAGGGAAAGAAGATCAAAAGACGCACTGAACGCTGCGAGGCTTATCATGAAAGGGCGATAGGCGCGATGCGCGACTTTATCAAATCGCACGCAGAGTTATTTAACAGCGATAAGTAGCCAGGATGGAGATTACGCCTTGGGAGTCGATAGCAAATCAATTGGAAATCAATTGGGAATCGATTGTTAGAGACTGTGGCAAAAATCGTGCTGCGGGAATCAATTGATGATCAATTGCAAATCGATGGGGGAGTCAATTGTGAATCAGTTGTTTGGATCTGAGAACCTGGCCTCTCACTGAGATCCGGGATTCAGGCACTTTGAACCTTCCCTATAACTAAATAACTAATTTTTTGAACCAACCAATTGACTTGCCACCGATTTGCTATTGATTCCCTGTAGGAGACAGAGAACCCTGTCTCCTACAGCTTTTTAGACTGAATAGTAAACAAATGCTTGTATCTTGTGAATTTTCTTAAAATTCGCTTGAAATTTCAACTCTACATGCTAGAATACCATTCATGGCAGAAAACATATCAGAAAATGTCGATCAGTTTTTAGCATTTATGGAATCCAGAGGCCGCTCAAAAAACACTGTTATTAACTACAGGGTCGATTTAGAGCAGTTCAGGGAGTATTTGCTGAGACAGGACATCTCAGATGTTTCTGGGATAGATTCTCAGTCAGTCCGAGTCTACCTCTCAAATATCATAGGTTTCGGCATAGCAAAATCGTCCGCTGCAAGAAAGCTTTCCGCTGTAAGAGGCTTCATAAGCTGGCTTTCTTCGAGGGAAATACTTGAGTATGGTGTTGCAGCAGGACTTAAGGGACCCAAGTTGCCGTCGTCCCTTCCAAGAGCTCTGTCATATGAGGAGACAGAAAAGCTTCTTGTAGAAGGGCCTGAAAATGGTAAACACTATCAGAGGGACAGGCTGATACTTGAGCTGCTTTATGGTTCAGGTCTCCGTGTATCTGAATTGATAGACCTTAATTGGGAAAACATAGAGACAGATCAAAGGATGATCAGAGTGTTAGGCAAAGGTTCAAAGGAACGGCTTGTACCATTTGGTCCGAGCGTCAAAGAACTCCTTGAGGACTGGAGCCTCCTTTCAAAAGAAGGAACCAAAGGACCTCTGTTCATATCAGAAAAGGGAGCAGAAAGGCTTACAGTCAGAACAGTGCACAGACTGGTACAAAGAGCTGCTTTGCGGGTAGGGATCTACGGAGTATCACCGCATACATTGAGGCATTGTTTTGCGACACATCTGCTTGAACGCGGAGCTCCGCTGAGGGTCGTCCAGGAACTCCTAGGCCACGAAAGCATAGCCGCGACTCAAAGATACCTCTCTATTACAGCGGAACAGATGAAGAGAAGTTATATGGAGCACCACCCGAGAGCACACGAGTAATACTTAAAAAATAGAAAAAACAGGGAAGGAAGTTGTTGCAATGGACACACCGAAAGAACTTATTGAAGCAAGACCCAAAATCATGAATCCTGCCGCAATGCAGGATCTTCTTGAGAAAACGCGGATAGTCAGCCGTGCTCTCCAGTCGCGCAAGGATCGAGGAACTCCCGACTATCCCAAACTTGCAAGACTTATGTCAGACCTCTCAGCAGCTAACGTCTACGTTATCAACGAAGACGGAAAGATACTGGGCTACGCCTGGATAAGCGAATATGACTGCCCAATAATGGCAGACCAGCTTCTGGACGGTGCAATGCCGGCCGCTTACGTTGAAAAGGTAAACTCGTTCCACGAGTCAATACTGAATCACACGGACCACGGCCTCTGCGCCTATGCAGATCAGCCATGCACATACTCAAACAAGCATGTGCTTCTTGTCCCGATCAATGGTTCCGGGGAAAGGCTGGGAACACTTATACTTGCCCGTTTTGGCTGTCAGTTCGACACAAGGGACCTTGTCCTTGCCGAGTACCTTGGTACAGTGGTAGGACTGGAAATACTTAACGACAGAGGAAAATCGATAGAAGAACGCGGACGTGAGCGTCTTGTGGTCCAGATGGCCATGAGAGCCCTATCATACTCTGAAGTTGAATCAGTCAGACACATAATCGAAGATCTGGGCGGGTCAGAGGGTGTTGTTGTAGCAAGCAAAGTTGCAGACAGAGTCGGTGTAACGAGAAGCGTTATAGTAAACGCATTGAGAAAACTCGGAAGCGCTGGTATCATAGAGAGCAGGAGCCTTGGGATGAAAGGAACATACATCAAGGTCCTCAGCCCGCTGTTTTTAGAGGAGCTTGGCATAGCAGTCTCTCGTTAAAAATTTAGGGAGGGTGATATCTTGAAGGCAAAAATCCTCATCGCCGATGATTCGGCCTATATGCGTTCGATACTAAAAGACCTGCTCCTTCGGAACGGTTATGATGTCATCGGCGAGGCAGAGAACGGTAAAGAGGTTCTTGGTCTATACCGGAAACTCAAGCCTGATGTCGTAGCGATGGATATCATGATGCCTGAGATGAGTGGTATACAAGCTCTCAAGGAAATCAAAGAAAATTATCCGGAGGCCAGGGTGGTCATGTCCGCGGCGATGGGTCAGCAGCATTTAGTTGTTGAAGCCATAAGAGCAGGTGCGGCCGACTTTTTTATAAAGCCTGTCCAGGCAGAGAGAGTTGTCGAAGCGATAGACAAAGCGCTGCAGCACAGGTAGGCTGTTTTATACAACAAATGGAGTAGCTATTTTTATTTATTATGGTAAAATGCGCTCCATGATATTTTTTTAAAGACTCCGTGCAGAACGGAGACATATTTTTCTTGGAGGTCAGAACCGCATATGGTAGATAAGGTACCCGCAGCATCAGGAGTAAGCGTGGGGGATGTGCTTAACGGAACTGTAGAGCACGTTGCCGCCTACGGCGCGTTTATCAGGCTCGAATCGGGACAGAAGGCGATGGTCCACATATCAGAACTGTCTCACAACTATGTAAAAAAGGTTGAGGACGTTCTGGAAGTCGGACAGAAAATAACCGCAAAGGTTATTAAGATCGATGAAAAGGGCAGGATAGACCTTTCTATAAAGGCGCTTCAAATCAAAGAGCCTCCCGCCAGACCGGTCTACCGTGAAGATGACTTTGAGAAGAAACTTACTACATTTCTCAAATTCAGCGATGAAAAAATTGCCGACCTCAGTAAATCAAAAGAAGTCCGCAGCACTAAAAGAAAAACCGGAACCGGAACCGGACAAACCGGCAAAAAATAGTGTCGGGGAAATGATAAAAAAAGATTCCTTTAAGGAGCCGGCGGCAGATCATCCGCCGGCTTTTTGGACACCTTTGAGTGGCGGTGATATTGCCATTCTAAGAAAAAGGAACAGCCGTCGGCGTTTCGATCTCTCGATTATCTATGCTGTGGCGGCAAGATGTTCTTATGAATTTCCACAGGTACTGGTATGCAGGCCTCACCGAAGGGGAGGAACTCCTTTCCCAACAATGTTCTGGCTGACATGTCCGTTTTTAGACCGTAAATGCGGTGAACTGGAATCGCTCCAGAAGATAGGCGAACTGGAAGGACTGTTCATGACCAGACATACAGAAGTTTCCATATGGCATGAAAGATACGCTCTTTTGAGGAAGAGCATATCTGCTAAAGAGACAGATATCCCTACCGGGGTCGGAGGAATAAATTGGCGGGATGTCCCTCATGCTGTAAAATGTCTTCATCTTCAGGTTGCTACATGGCTTGGCTGGAGGTATCACCCTGCAGAGGACTGGCTCAAAGAACAGTTGGAAGTTACAGAATGTGCCTGCGGGATTTGCGGAAAAACAGATGATAATAAATAAAAAATCCTGATCATAATATATAATTTAGCAAGTCCTTATTGACTTTCTCGTAAAAACCTGTAAAATTACCCATCGTGATGTACATTTTTGAGCCGTTAGCTCAGCTGGCAGAGCACCGGACTTTTAATCCGGGTGTCCCGGGTCCGAGTCCCGGACGGCTCACCATTTTTTTGCGGTCCCATCGTCCAGAGGCCTAGGACACCGCCCTTTCAAGGCGGCGACACGAGTTCGAATCTCGTTGGGACCGCCATTATTTTAGAGGCCAGCGTAGCTCAGTTGGTAGAGCAGCGCACTCGTAATGCGCAGGTCTCCGGTCCGAATCCGGACGCTGGCTCCACTCGAAAAAATACAAACCCCGGTCAATGTGACCGGGGTTTTTTTGTAGTTCAGCTCACTTAAAATGATCCATCGTTCCTGTGAAACAACTCCGCTATCTGTTAGAATTTCTGGTGTTGGAGAACAATGGTGAAACTGCGGCAGGGACGGGCAAGCAATCGGCAAGCAGTTGTTTATGAATTACAGTTAAGCGATGGCTAAGCAATTGCTCAGCGACGGCTCAGCCATTGCTCAGCCGCATTTGAAATCGCCGCTTCACAAATCTTAAGACCGTACAAAGGGGATCATGATAGTGTTAAAAAGTCATAGCTCAGCTTCAAACAACAAGGAGGGTGTCCTTGAAACACCGGGACTTTCTTTGGTCATCAAAAGAAAAATAACGTTTGTAAGACATGGAATCACAGAGTGGAACAAGATGTTCCGTTATCAGGGCATAACAGACGTACCTCTTTCACCTGAGGGAGAAGAACAGGCAAAAAAGGCTGCGCTGCGTCTTTCATGCGAATCTGTTGACAGGGTCATATCGAGTCCGCTCGAACGTTCGATGAAGACGGCTGTCATCATTGCAGAAACTATAGGAATCAAGAGCGTGGAAGCGTGGGATGAACTTAGAGAGGTCGACTTTGGTGCGTGGGAGGGGCTTACAGTACCCCAGATAAAGGAAAAATACGGAGAAGATCTCTTCGAGAAGTGGAAAGCTTCACAAATCGACGTTACTGCAACAAACGGAGAAGATGCGGATCTGGTGTATAAAAGGGCTGAAGGCTGTGCTGCGAAGATATTGGCACTAAAAGATGAACATGTCGTAGTAGTTGGACATGGAGCACTTTTCAGAGCTCTTTTGCTCCCTCTGATAAAGATACCGAGAGGGAATGTGTTCTGGAAGATGAAAATGGACAACTGTTCTCTTTCAGGTATCGGTGTAGACAGGAAAAATAGAGCTTTCATAGTTTTTTTCAACGACACAATCCACCTGAGGACAAAGATCGATTGCATCAAAGATATTCCTCTGCCGTGGTAGATTTCATAGATTAATGGTAGAATCACCAATGTAGGTGTAGTTGCATAGATTGTATAAAAAACGCGAAACGAGGATATGCCTTTGAAAAGCGATCCCGAGAAAGTTACGACAGGGAATGACGAGAATAGACCAGAAGCAGAAAAAAAACTGTGGTTAAGGTGTTCCAACGGAGATGAGGAAGCACGGGAGGAACTTATCCTTGCATACAGGCCTATGGTCTATTGGCTTGCGAAAAAACTTAAAGTTCCATACGGTACTTATCCCGACCTGATTCAGGAAGGTATGGTCTCTCTTATCAAAGCTGTCGACCGTTTTGACGTAGAAAGAAACAACTGTTTTTCTACGTATGCCTATTACAAGATAAAGGGCGGGATGATAAATTTCATTCAGCGTGTAGAAGCAAAGGCTCCGATCCCGGTCGATGATGAGACGGTTTTTATCCATGAAGCTCCACTGACCGGATCTCTGTCTGAACATGCAGACAAGTCCGAATGGACTCTTGATCTTGAGCAGGCCCTGAACAGCTTGTCCCAGAGAGAGGCAGATATCGTAAAGGCTCTTGTGATCGAAGGCAGAATGGCCAAAGAGGTTGCTGAAGAGGCAAATCTTGACATAAGCCACATTTACCGGATCCGCAGGAAAGCTATGGCCAAATTACGTAAGTGGCTAAATGCAGATGAAGCCACTTCCGCCATGTAATACGGGATAATAATTAAACATCCCCATGGGCATGGAGGAGGCACCGGATGAAAAAGAAGATCTCAAGGATACAAAGATGGCTGGACAGACTTTCCACCGCCTGCGAGACCGGAAGGTGGGATTCTGCTCTTGTGGAAGCAGACTGCCTTTCAGCAGAGGTACGTGAGATAAGAGAAGACCTGACTCAGAAACTTGAAAACGATCATGCTGCGGCAGTAAACATATTCAGCAGATCCGCAGTCACCATGAGTATCAAAAGCGTTGGGATAGCGCTCTTTATTGTCTTGGTTTCGACCATACCTCTTGCAGTTGAATCTGAAAGGCCATGGACAGCTCAGACTGATACGAAAGCGGCCCAAGGCCCCGGAGATGAGATCCTTGCGTGGGTGACACGTGAGGAGGATGAACTTCTCAGGACCCTGAGATCAGACCTCAGCGGCCAAAATGCAGGAGCGATTCAAACAGAGAGCGTTTTCTCGGCACCTGTAAAAAAGAGAACTTCTGCACAGGCTAAAAGGGAAATAGTTGTGGTTTCTGAAATACCTGCTGTCCGGAATATACCTGTGAGATCTGAAGCCGGAATAAGTGCAGAGGATCTAATGGCTCTTTTGCAGATAGGGGAAAAGGCTCTGAGAGGAGACACCCCTGCGATCAAAGTAATAAAATAGCAACATTGCGCTGATACATGCGCTGATATTTTTATCCATTTCAGAGGAGTGGTTTTTTGTGTCTTTCCATGCCAGGTTTTTTTCAGCAATAATTCTTGTTTTCCTTTTGATACTCACACCTGCATATGCAGCAGAAGAAAGCCTGACCTCCCCTGATATTCAGGAAACAACAGCAGATAAAGGAACGGAAAAGCTGCAGGAGGAACAAAAGATACTGGCCCTTACAGGACCTGTTATTCTTGATATAAAGGTTCAAGGGAATGTCGAAGTCGTAACGGAGCACATGTTGAGCATAATAACCTCAAAAGTCGGAGAACCAGTCGACGAGGAGAAACTGCGAAAGGATGCAGAGGCCATCTTTGAGCTGGGGTTCTTTGTCGCTACAGATTACAAGGTAACGGACAAGCCAGATGGGGTGGACGTACTCTTCACTGTGCAGGAAAACCCGGTCGTCAGCAAAATAAATTTTGAAGGCAACACAGTATATTCCAACGAAAAACTTGAAGAGATGATATTCACAAAACCTGGAATGATCTTCAACAGGACGTTCTTTAGGAATGACCTTCAGAGGATAAAGGAGAAATATCAGGCAGACGGATATGTGATGGCAAACGTGGCTGACGTAAGGATCGAAGGTACAGAGATAACAGTCGTTATT contains:
- a CDS encoding type I DNA topoisomerase, whose amino-acid sequence is MATVHGTKEKKMIDEAAEVKAKTTKPAAKKKTNKTVEEKTKTSTKPVKKKASTKTAKKTASKKSSSKENGKQNFKQYEGKILVVVESPAKAKTLEKILGNGYKVLASVGHVRDLPKGRIAIDIDNDFEPDYIQVRGKAELIRGLKGASQVSSRTLLASDPDREGEAIAWHLASLLDIDPKSECRIRMQEITEHGVTDAVKDPDSIDIDKVDAQQARRVLDRLVGYQLSPLLWNKVKRGLSAGRVQSVALRIICEREDEIDKFIPEEYWLIDVESSSTDGKRKYRLRADKYQGKPLSVHNEKEAAGVENEINKSELKVEEFRTKESPKSALPPFKTSTLQQEASRRCGFAPGRTMRIAQSLYEGIDIPGKGPVGLITYMRTDSLRISPEAVASSKQFILDNYGKKYLPKSTNIYASKARSQDAHEAIRATDPFITPESVKGCLTPEQYRLYELIWSRFIASQMAPAIIARTTLTCVSGDYLLKQSGAVVVFDGWGKVFPLGVKDADMKPAVEGETLLIDKIIKDQRFTQPPSRYTEAGLVKALEEKGIGRPSTYAAIINTLTVRNYVDRGEEDKKLIPTKLGRLVNTFLVKYFSSLINVDFTAMMEDELDQIEAGELRWRKVVGEFWNGFKPVLDDVSAHAESMKPEPEMVGEPCPECGKDLVVKSGRFGEFIACSGYPECKYTRNIVRTTGIKCPKCGEGELVRRRAAKGKVKGRMFYGCTRYPECDFISWKKPGTADQEAAVTDPAEIENADTEM
- a CDS encoding methylenetetrahydrofolate--tRNA-(uracil(54)-C(5))-methyltransferase (FADH(2)-oxidizing) TrmFO; this translates as MQIQRCKKITITGGGLSGSEAAWQLAQRGFHVRLYEMRPEKKTPAHETAFLGELVCSNSFGGEKPTTPAGILKSELSLLGSLIMDCAQKSRVPAGNALAVDRDVFSRLIDSAISSHPNIEVIREEMTELPEGPSIIATGPLTSDAFAESLKKLVGEDLLYFYDAVAPIVTLESVDPEHSFRGNRYGESGDYINCPMDEDVYHAFWEALVAAETAPKHSFENEEMRHFEGCLPVEVIAKRGEKTLLFGPLRPVGFTDEKNGRIYTAVVQLRQDNEDGTLYNMVGFQTNLKWGEQERIFRMIPALRNAEFIRKGVMHRNLFVCAPTVLDGYLRPVGKMDTFLAGQMTGVEGYLESTAMGLASALFMTAQLREVSMPDFPFETAIGSLLNYLRTAVPKTFQPMNVNLGIFPKLEGKKIKRRTERCEAYHERAIGAMRDFIKSHAELFNSDK
- a CDS encoding integrase — translated: MAENISENVDQFLAFMESRGRSKNTVINYRVDLEQFREYLLRQDISDVSGIDSQSVRVYLSNIIGFGIAKSSAARKLSAVRGFISWLSSREILEYGVAAGLKGPKLPSSLPRALSYEETEKLLVEGPENGKHYQRDRLILELLYGSGLRVSELIDLNWENIETDQRMIRVLGKGSKERLVPFGPSVKELLEDWSLLSKEGTKGPLFISEKGAERLTVRTVHRLVQRAALRVGIYGVSPHTLRHCFATHLLERGAPLRVVQELLGHESIAATQRYLSITAEQMKRSYMEHHPRAHE
- a CDS encoding GTP-sensing pleiotropic transcriptional regulator CodY; its protein translation is MDTPKELIEARPKIMNPAAMQDLLEKTRIVSRALQSRKDRGTPDYPKLARLMSDLSAANVYVINEDGKILGYAWISEYDCPIMADQLLDGAMPAAYVEKVNSFHESILNHTDHGLCAYADQPCTYSNKHVLLVPINGSGERLGTLILARFGCQFDTRDLVLAEYLGTVVGLEILNDRGKSIEERGRERLVVQMAMRALSYSEVESVRHIIEDLGGSEGVVVASKVADRVGVTRSVIVNALRKLGSAGIIESRSLGMKGTYIKVLSPLFLEELGIAVSR
- a CDS encoding two-component system response regulator, which translates into the protein MKAKILIADDSAYMRSILKDLLLRNGYDVIGEAENGKEVLGLYRKLKPDVVAMDIMMPEMSGIQALKEIKENYPEARVVMSAAMGQQHLVVEAIRAGAADFFIKPVQAERVVEAIDKALQHR
- a CDS encoding RNA-binding protein, translated to MVDKVPAASGVSVGDVLNGTVEHVAAYGAFIRLESGQKAMVHISELSHNYVKKVEDVLEVGQKITAKVIKIDEKGRIDLSIKALQIKEPPARPVYREDDFEKKLTTFLKFSDEKIADLSKSKEVRSTKRKTGTGTGQTGKK
- a CDS encoding DUF501 domain-containing protein; its protein translation is MKKLPTSVNQKKSAALKEKPEPEPDKPAKNSVGEMIKKDSFKEPAADHPPAFWTPLSGGDIAILRKRNSRRRFDLSIIYAVAARCSYEFPQVLVCRPHRRGGTPFPTMFWLTCPFLDRKCGELESLQKIGELEGLFMTRHTEVSIWHERYALLRKSISAKETDIPTGVGGINWRDVPHAVKCLHLQVATWLGWRYHPAEDWLKEQLEVTECACGICGKTDDNK
- a CDS encoding recombinase yields the protein MIVLKSHSSASNNKEGVLETPGLSLVIKRKITFVRHGITEWNKMFRYQGITDVPLSPEGEEQAKKAALRLSCESVDRVISSPLERSMKTAVIIAETIGIKSVEAWDELREVDFGAWEGLTVPQIKEKYGEDLFEKWKASQIDVTATNGEDADLVYKRAEGCAAKILALKDEHVVVVGHGALFRALLLPLIKIPRGNVFWKMKMDNCSLSGIGVDRKNRAFIVFFNDTIHLRTKIDCIKDIPLPW
- a CDS encoding flagellar biosynthesis protein FliA, with protein sequence MPLKSDPEKVTTGNDENRPEAEKKLWLRCSNGDEEAREELILAYRPMVYWLAKKLKVPYGTYPDLIQEGMVSLIKAVDRFDVERNNCFSTYAYYKIKGGMINFIQRVEAKAPIPVDDETVFIHEAPLTGSLSEHADKSEWTLDLEQALNSLSQREADIVKALVIEGRMAKEVAEEANLDISHIYRIRRKAMAKLRKWLNADEATSAM